From Novipirellula artificiosorum, the proteins below share one genomic window:
- a CDS encoding efflux RND transporter periplasmic adaptor subunit, which produces MKIRKMKTYQIEFFTAAIVIVLVVGGLAYSFASMPPSDDSSDDIELLLDRAGSADSTPKAMQRSTPVVLAEARAMSFERSITVSGSIQAKRFALVSARVPGTLDAVFVDEGDVIEANKTELFQTDSVKLSKAVAIARQELTVSQCAVQEKQAMFEKSAAVKQQAENDLRRSQELLGKNAMAIQEVEKVESQYKQCEADVKHVRALIDLATAQWEQAKLNVTIAEKDMADSLVVSPICGRVSERLCEPGEMAGAGTAVLRIEDLSLLEVSVYLPAEYYAEVIPNQTAMRVRVGDTDLETRMVSYKSPTVTHQLRTFKVEGLIESPPPCVVPGCLAEVTIVTDRREGIGVPAEAVQNRAGHSVVFAVQGERAVEIEVETGRHAEGQLEIVRGLDVGTAVVAMGQTLIENGSPVSIVQEQSL; this is translated from the coding sequence ATGAAGATTCGAAAAATGAAAACGTATCAGATCGAGTTTTTTACGGCGGCAATTGTCATCGTGTTGGTCGTTGGTGGATTGGCCTACAGTTTTGCATCGATGCCACCGTCCGACGATTCCTCCGACGACATCGAGTTGCTTCTGGACCGTGCCGGCAGTGCGGATTCAACGCCCAAGGCAATGCAGCGCAGCACCCCGGTTGTTTTAGCGGAAGCAAGGGCGATGTCGTTTGAGCGGAGCATTACGGTCTCGGGCAGCATTCAGGCGAAACGCTTTGCATTGGTTTCAGCCAGGGTTCCTGGGACGCTTGACGCTGTCTTTGTCGACGAAGGCGACGTGATCGAAGCGAACAAAACCGAGCTGTTTCAAACCGATTCGGTCAAGCTGAGTAAGGCGGTCGCGATCGCTCGGCAAGAGTTGACGGTTTCCCAGTGTGCGGTTCAAGAGAAACAGGCAATGTTCGAGAAGAGTGCCGCGGTGAAGCAACAAGCTGAAAACGACTTGCGCCGATCACAAGAATTATTAGGCAAGAACGCGATGGCGATCCAAGAAGTTGAGAAAGTCGAATCGCAATACAAGCAATGCGAAGCGGACGTGAAGCATGTGCGTGCGCTAATTGACTTGGCGACGGCACAGTGGGAACAAGCAAAGTTGAACGTCACGATCGCCGAGAAGGATATGGCGGATTCGTTGGTGGTTAGCCCCATTTGCGGGCGTGTTTCGGAGCGGCTGTGTGAACCGGGCGAGATGGCGGGTGCAGGGACAGCCGTGCTCAGGATTGAGGACCTGTCGCTGCTGGAAGTTTCCGTCTACTTGCCGGCCGAGTATTACGCCGAAGTGATTCCCAATCAAACCGCAATGCGGGTCCGCGTGGGCGACACCGACCTGGAGACTCGGATGGTCAGCTACAAGAGCCCGACGGTCACCCATCAACTGCGCACCTTCAAGGTCGAGGGGCTGATTGAATCGCCGCCCCCTTGTGTGGTGCCTGGCTGTTTGGCCGAAGTAACGATCGTGACCGACCGTCGAGAGGGTATCGGGGTGCCTGCCGAAGCGGTTCAAAACCGAGCTGGACACTCGGTTGTCTTTGCGGTTCAAGGCGAACGCGCGGTAGAGATCGAAGTCGAGACGGGGCGTCATGCCGAGGGACAGCTGGAAATCGTCCGAGGTCTTGACGTCGGAACGGCTGTCGTGGCCATGGGACAAACACTCATCGAAAACGGTTCGCCCGTTTCGATCGTCCAGGAGCAGTCGCTGTGA
- a CDS encoding TetR/AcrR family transcriptional regulator, with amino-acid sequence MTRLEDRRKAMVSSVMREGIYEAAVDVLTEHGFDGLTMERVAATAGVGKASLYKYFANKQGMLQFVHAKAIEPVMTAVQAHRDSALPADQKLEAMLRTWFEYLGEHQVLFNLFSNDFAVEGMLKSEEVSARDTALQDIVKVLQEGIRLKIFRQVDAHRTGQLILGAVRQLVEQQLATEQTWPARALTREVMDFFLRGLQADRETQGQEQEQV; translated from the coding sequence ATGACTCGACTCGAAGACCGCCGCAAAGCGATGGTCAGTTCGGTGATGCGTGAGGGGATCTACGAAGCCGCCGTTGACGTGCTGACGGAGCATGGCTTTGACGGCTTGACGATGGAACGGGTTGCCGCCACGGCCGGCGTCGGCAAAGCCAGTTTGTACAAGTACTTTGCCAACAAGCAGGGCATGTTGCAGTTCGTTCATGCTAAGGCCATCGAGCCTGTCATGACGGCCGTTCAAGCACACCGTGACAGTGCTTTACCGGCTGACCAGAAGCTCGAGGCCATGTTACGGACGTGGTTTGAATACCTTGGCGAGCATCAGGTGCTGTTCAACTTGTTCTCCAATGATTTCGCTGTTGAAGGCATGTTGAAGTCCGAAGAGGTCTCGGCAAGAGACACGGCGTTGCAAGATATCGTCAAGGTCTTGCAGGAAGGGATCCGCTTGAAGATTTTTCGTCAGGTCGATGCACATCGCACCGGTCAATTGATTCTCGGTGCGGTAAGGCAACTGGTGGAACAACAATTAGCGACGGAGCAGACGTGGCCCGCCAGGGCGCTGACTCGTGAGGTGATGGATTTCTTTCTACGTGGTTTGCAAGCAGATCGCGAGACGCAAGGTCAAGAACAGGAACAGGTTTGA
- a CDS encoding efflux RND transporter permease subunit, producing MNLSDFSVRRPIAMGCLIIGLTLLGLNAYRKMGLELMPKMDAPFVTIVTVYPGAAPGELETDVAKRIEDAVVSLDGLKHVSSTCMENVCQTLLEFQMDVDVDVAATDVREKLDGIRAELPADVEDPKIQKFDINAKPIVNLALAGDVPLTDLYDFADNTLSDKLTVIPGVAEVQLIGGAEREVHVELDRSKLAARGLSSMDVVQAIQNAVRTIPSGRVRDGGTEYAVKFDADYHRVVDLEDLEVANDNGRRCYLRDVGGVKMATEELRQTATIDGRDCIAIKVVKKADANAVRVANAVRDAMQELNAQLPGGMDLVWVDDDGRFIEANNASAWVNVVQGILLTAAILFLFLYNVRTLFVVAITMPLTIVIGLFFMSVVSYTLNTSTLIAIGMSVGILVTNSIVVLEAIDKRLGTTGDPKEASRLGSSEAFIAVLASAGTNVVVLFPLAVMKSKIGMFIGPLAMTMFIMTVVSLFISFTLTPMLCSLVLKPREQESRSLLRRIERVWNWMFDRIVSAYRWSLTFAEQHRWAAALLLLAVAGMFVHSIKTAGTLGSSAFSQSDMGRLYLRLEFPTRYSLEETVRRVKQAEARVQDLPELKHVLTTVGKVEAMLGQSSEGVYLAQLLLKFSERDERSMTIADLMDSVRSRITGFPDAIVAVSQPSIIGGQSNPVELEIAGSELAMLDKLATKSLDLARQLDGFVESDTTVRQGKPEIRIEPRRAVLSDVGAPAVGLGLTLRANLEGIEAGTYKQDARNYDIVVKLDEVQGKRQIEEFQFPGTDRHPVLLTSFSHIRETEIPIQITRKNKRRITKLTSQLASSLPLGTAVSQLSQAIDQSKVLPPGYDYRFAGEYEMMNEAQGGLAEAGITAMILVVLTLAAIMESFRQPTLILITVPLALIGVFWALAIAGESISIFVIMGIVMMIGIVVNNAILIMDQFNVHVAEGFPRHEAMIEAACERFRPIVMITLAAVLGMLPLALGQGIGAEMRNGVGIASAGGILVSGVLTLLVLPILYCSFSHGLAKAKHEQHQVNGK from the coding sequence GTGAACCTATCTGACTTCTCGGTCCGCCGCCCCATCGCAATGGGCTGTCTGATCATTGGGCTGACGCTACTCGGGTTGAACGCCTACCGCAAGATGGGCCTCGAATTGATGCCCAAGATGGACGCGCCTTTCGTCACGATTGTCACCGTTTATCCAGGCGCTGCACCGGGAGAGCTCGAGACCGACGTGGCGAAGCGAATCGAGGATGCCGTCGTGTCGCTTGACGGTTTAAAACACGTCAGTTCGACCTGCATGGAAAACGTTTGTCAGACGCTGTTGGAATTCCAAATGGACGTGGACGTCGACGTTGCCGCGACCGACGTACGCGAGAAACTGGATGGGATTCGCGCGGAACTGCCTGCCGATGTGGAAGATCCGAAAATCCAGAAGTTCGATATCAATGCAAAGCCAATCGTCAACTTGGCGTTGGCTGGTGACGTCCCGCTGACGGACTTGTACGATTTTGCCGACAACACGTTGAGCGATAAATTGACGGTCATTCCGGGTGTCGCCGAAGTTCAATTGATTGGCGGCGCAGAGCGAGAGGTTCACGTTGAATTAGATCGCAGCAAATTGGCTGCTCGTGGATTATCCAGCATGGATGTGGTTCAGGCGATTCAAAACGCCGTTCGCACGATCCCCTCTGGACGCGTACGAGATGGGGGAACCGAGTATGCGGTCAAGTTTGACGCAGACTATCACCGAGTGGTCGATTTGGAGGATCTCGAGGTCGCGAACGACAACGGTCGTCGCTGCTACCTTCGAGACGTTGGCGGAGTCAAGATGGCGACCGAAGAGCTTCGCCAAACCGCAACGATCGACGGTCGCGACTGTATCGCGATTAAGGTCGTCAAGAAGGCCGACGCCAACGCGGTGAGGGTTGCCAACGCGGTCCGAGACGCAATGCAGGAATTGAATGCGCAGCTCCCTGGTGGCATGGATTTGGTTTGGGTGGATGATGACGGCCGTTTCATCGAGGCGAATAACGCGAGTGCCTGGGTCAATGTGGTGCAGGGTATTTTGCTGACTGCCGCGATCCTGTTTTTGTTCCTCTACAATGTACGAACTTTGTTCGTGGTGGCGATCACGATGCCGCTGACGATTGTGATTGGTTTGTTCTTCATGAGCGTGGTGAGTTACACGCTGAATACATCGACGCTGATTGCCATCGGAATGTCGGTTGGTATTTTGGTGACCAACTCGATCGTCGTACTCGAAGCGATTGACAAACGCCTGGGAACGACCGGCGATCCAAAGGAAGCATCGCGGTTGGGTTCGAGTGAGGCGTTCATCGCGGTGTTGGCCAGTGCCGGGACCAATGTCGTGGTTTTGTTTCCCTTAGCTGTGATGAAAAGCAAGATCGGCATGTTCATCGGGCCCTTGGCGATGACCATGTTCATCATGACGGTCGTTTCGTTGTTCATCTCGTTTACGCTGACGCCGATGCTCTGCTCGTTGGTTTTGAAGCCGCGTGAACAGGAATCACGTTCATTGCTGCGGCGTATCGAGCGTGTCTGGAACTGGATGTTCGACCGAATCGTTTCCGCATATCGTTGGTCGTTGACGTTTGCCGAACAACACCGTTGGGCTGCGGCATTGCTGCTACTGGCGGTCGCGGGCATGTTCGTACACTCGATCAAGACAGCGGGGACACTGGGAAGCAGTGCATTTTCACAGTCGGACATGGGGCGTTTGTACTTACGTTTGGAATTTCCGACGCGTTACAGCTTGGAGGAAACCGTCCGTCGAGTGAAACAGGCGGAGGCAAGAGTCCAGGACCTTCCCGAGTTGAAGCACGTGCTAACGACCGTGGGAAAGGTGGAAGCGATGTTGGGGCAATCGAGTGAAGGAGTGTACCTCGCCCAATTGTTGCTCAAGTTCAGTGAGCGTGACGAGCGATCCATGACAATCGCGGACTTGATGGATAGCGTACGATCCAGAATCACAGGTTTTCCCGATGCGATCGTCGCGGTCAGTCAGCCTTCGATTATCGGCGGACAATCGAACCCCGTGGAGTTAGAGATTGCCGGCAGCGAGCTGGCGATGCTTGACAAGTTGGCGACCAAGAGCCTCGACCTTGCACGGCAACTTGACGGTTTTGTCGAATCCGACACAACGGTTCGGCAGGGCAAGCCAGAGATCCGCATTGAGCCACGCCGCGCTGTGTTGAGCGACGTCGGTGCACCAGCGGTTGGACTTGGTTTAACGCTGCGGGCAAATTTGGAAGGGATCGAAGCGGGCACCTACAAGCAGGATGCGCGCAACTATGACATCGTTGTCAAATTGGATGAAGTGCAAGGGAAACGCCAGATTGAGGAGTTTCAGTTTCCGGGAACGGACCGCCATCCCGTCTTGTTGACCAGCTTCAGTCACATCCGTGAAACCGAAATCCCGATTCAAATCACGCGTAAGAACAAACGACGAATTACCAAACTGACCTCCCAATTGGCTTCGTCTTTACCGCTGGGGACTGCGGTTTCTCAGTTGAGCCAGGCGATCGATCAGAGCAAGGTGCTGCCGCCGGGATACGACTACCGCTTTGCGGGCGAGTATGAAATGATGAACGAGGCTCAAGGTGGCTTGGCCGAAGCCGGAATCACGGCGATGATTTTGGTGGTGTTGACCTTGGCCGCGATCATGGAGTCGTTTCGTCAACCCACCTTGATTCTGATCACCGTCCCGTTGGCATTGATCGGAGTTTTTTGGGCGCTCGCGATCGCCGGCGAGAGCATCAGCATCTTTGTCATTATGGGGATCGTGATGATGATTGGCATCGTCGTCAACAACGCCATCTTGATCATGGACCAATTCAACGTGCATGTTGCAGAAGGCTTTCCCCGTCACGAAGCGATGATTGAAGCGGCATGCGAACGGTTTCGCCCAATTGTGATGATTACGTTGGCCGCCGTGTTGGGGATGCTGCCGCTGGCGCTCGGCCAAGGGATTGGTGCGGAAATGCGAAATGGAGTGGGCATCGCATCCGCTGGAGGGATTCTGGTCTCCGGTGTTCTGACCTTACTGGTGTTACCGATTCTCTATTGTTCGTTCTCACATGGTTTGGCTAAAGCAAAGCATGAACAGCATCAAGTGAATGGCAAGTAG